Sequence from the Arvicola amphibius chromosome 3, mArvAmp1.2, whole genome shotgun sequence genome:
TAGTTGGCATCAAACTTTGTACAGTGAATATattcaatgattttttaaaattgatattatCATGCTGATAGAATGCCCAAACTGAAAAACATGTACCAGTGAGATTTTGCTACCTTTACAGGctgtgaatattttataaatgggCAATATTCTCCAGTAAAAACACAGAAAGGTAGAAAAGTTCATATATTATACATTGACTCCCATATAGTACAAGGACAAAGACATGGGGTTAAACCACTTACATCCTGATTCATATCCCTCGTCACTGTCTGTTCttctaaaacaacaaagaaatatcaTTCCTTATGCAAGATGGATTTTCTTAGTGAGTTATCAAGAAAGGATTATTAGTAAATGGATTTTAGGGATACTATCTGTTTAGAGTAAGAAAACATGGCAATTATTGAGATTTTGGATGAGAGGATAAAAATTGTTTACAATTTCCAGTAAAACTGAACATGTGCCATTTTGTGAATCAAACAACTATCATTCATTATGTTATATTGAGAACGAGTctcaagaatttttgtttttttctttctttttttttttttttttttgtttttcaagacagggtttctctgcagcttttttagagcctgtcctggaactagctcttgtagaccaggctggcctcaaactcacggagatccacctgcccctttaaaaattattttcgtACAATATATTCGGATCATTGtttatctccccatctcctctcagaTCCTCTAACTTCCCTTAACCATCACACTCcatgccctttctctctctttagaatgaaaacaaacaggaaaacaaaacaaaatcacaataaaaagaaagaacctaagaaacacacacaaacacagccccTAAGAACACCAGAAACCACAATATACAGGCAAAAGACACAAAActgcccaaacaaacaaaaaactcaagaatttTGAAAGGAGGCTGAGGAGACCACCTAGTTGATGAGGGCAGggcttgagaacctgagtttgaacacCCAGAGCTGATGTGAAATGGCAATAATGGGAGCATGTCCCCATCAATGCAGTACTGGGCTGAAGAGAGGGAACAAGAAAATTTCAGGTACTTTCTATGGAAGTGTTCTTCAAGAGATCAACTATTTAGAGGTTTGTAGACAAAATTATTTCTCTCACTTAAGATATTAACAGGAAATCCAGCCCCAAATTCCagagatatttttcattttaagacaaGTGAATGGATCAACTCACAAGTTACTAAGGTCTCAAATTTTCAATATGATTCCAAATCAATGAAATGGTACTTGTAACATAGACATTACATCATCATGCCGTGTTTGGGGGCAATGAATACTACTGTTTAGGAGTAAAGAGttaatattaatatgtattttctgCATGTCAAAAATTATCCTAATCAGTTTGCATTTCTGGAGTTAAAGAAGAAACATCAAGAACTGTGCCTACTCTTTCCCAattaaagagattttaaagaatttacaatcatctatacattttaaaaatgcagatgAATACATGGATAAATGCTAGTGATAAACAATCATctctgcaatttttttcttttttttcctcattttttattaaaaatttccatcttctcccctcctcctcccccttccctcccctcccttctacccatacctccactcctcccctctccaagacaaagagcaatcagggttcccttcactatgttaagtcaaaggtcctcccagctccccctaagtccaggaaggtgagcaaccaaactgacaaggctcacagtgatcccgtccatgctgtagagttcacgttcattgccattgtccttggtttctcagtcctcctccaccgtcagccacattcagagagtccactttggtcccctgttccatcagtcccattccaactggacttggtgatctcccgttagatctgtcccaccgtctcaatgggtaaacgcactcctcatggtcctgggtggatatgggaacaaggaattatatatcttagttaagggagccattctagggttggcagagccttgactctagaggggttcccaggtgtccaggaaaacgcccccaactagttccttttTCAAGTTCATGCTGTCTTTTTCACTAATTGTGGGTATATATTCTTCTAGCAATTCCATTTTTCATATGTAGCTCTTCCATTCTCTTGGAGCTGGTTGTTGTGGAAGGTGGTAGGTACTGGTCTAATTTCATTCTCCTGCGTGTACAGATGCAGTGCTCCCCGGaaccttttgttgtttttctattgacttttattgagctctacatttctctctgctcccctctttgcctttccccttccccattcAACCCTctaccaaggtccccatgctcccaattaactcaggagatcttgtctttttctactttctaggTAGTTtacatctatgtatatctctcttattgtcctcattgttgtctaggttctctgggattgtggtttgtaggctggtttttctttattttatgtttaaaaaccacctataaatgagtacatgtgataatcatctttctgtgtctgggttacctcactcaaaataatgttttctagctccatccattttcctgcaaaatttaagatgtcgttatttttttctgctgtgtagtattccattgtgtaaatgtaccacattttccttatccactcttttattaaagggcatttaggttgtttccaggttctgtctatgacaaacaatgctgttataaacatagttgaacacatgtccttgtggtatgatggagcatcctttggatatatatccaaaactggtattactggatcttgaggaaggttgtttcctacttttctgagaaatctccacactgacatccaaagggattgtaccagcatgcattcccactagcaatgcagaagtgttccctttacccacaacctctccagcataagttgtcatcagtgtttttgatcatggccattcttACTGGCCAACAACAtttgctaaaattattttatctgaaGTATATAATTTGAGGGTCTTTGTCAAGCATTTGTTGGCAGAGGTTACATGTATTAATGTTTGGATCTtcgattttattttattggtctgTGTGGCTGTTTTTATAACAGTTCtaggttgtttttattactatggatCTGTAGTATATCTTAAAATCTGAAACCACAATCCCTCCAGCATTTTTTCCTCAGTATTGTTTTGGTTATTGGGATTTTATAGCATAATATGAAAcatagaatagatttttttctatttatgaaaAGATGGTGATTTTGATTGGGATTTCATTGGATCTGTAAATAgctttggtaaaattgccatttcaGCAATATTAATTCTACTAATTCAAGAGCATGGATATATCTCCATTTTCTAGAGTATATCTCATTTTCAGAGGTTAAAGTTTCTGTTTTAGACATTCTTCACCTTCTTGGTTATGCTTCTTCCTACagcttgtatttattttaaggcCATTGTGAAAGGAAGGGCATccatttttcatgtgtttgttggTGGTGTATAGAATAGCTATTGATTTATGGAAGTCTGCTCAATATTCTGTCACattgcagatttttttatttatagacaTTCTCTCTTACCAGTTTGGATATTTCTGACATATAACATCACATTTTCTGCAAATGAGGATagattgaattatttttattaatattcttttagTGTTCTTTTATAtcagctagaacttcaagtacaaTATTGCAAAGAAGTGGGGATAGTTGCTAGTCCTTTATCATTCATGACTTCAATAGGATTCCttcacaattttatatatttaggatGATATTGACTGCATGCTtctcatatataatttattatgatGTTGGAGTATGTTCTAAACTACATACTCttggacttttattatgaaggtatgttggattttgtcacagGTTTTGTTCTGCATCTTTTAGATGattgtgtgattttgtttttaagtacatTTTTGTGGTTTATTGCATACATATGGTGAAAATTTCTGAATCTTCTTAATAAAGCCAAATATATTATGGTGAATATTATCTTTTAATGTATGTCTGTATTCTGAGTACAAGTAGTTTATTTAACACGTTTTAGCCTGTGTTCACCAGCATTGTTGGCCTGTAGTTTTCACTTTTGCTGTGTCTTTACCTTGTTTTGGCTTATGTAATTATGACAGATTCATAGGATTTAGgaaatgtttcttatttctctgatttttttaaaaaaataatttaaggagtTTCTTTCTATCTCCTGTAAATGTCTGGAAGAATTTAGCTGtaaatccttctgtctctgaaCATTTTAAGTTGGAAATCTTTTATTAAACTTTCAACTACCTCATTTACTATTGATACATTTAGTTGGCTAAATTCTGGGTTtaattttggtggtttgaataatctataaatccattcatttcttttaggttttcctaCTAAATGTAGTATAGGATTTTCAAACATTCCCTTGTAACAATTTCTTTCCCAGTCTAAATGGACAATGTTAAGTTAATGCACAAAGTAATATAGTTTAAGTAATTGGCATCTTCTTAAGAATTTAACTCATCAAAAATTTTAgttgtgtctcaaaaaataagatacagTTATTTTgctgtaataatttttttaattgaaaggttattattttttctctgtgtcATCCAAAAGGATAGCTGTATTCTAACATGACCTAAAGTTGTGATTTCTAATGTCTTTGGTTTTAAAATTCTCTTCAGCTTACTTCCTCAAGAATACATTTGTATGAAAGGATATGTGTAACTTAGAAACCCTTATAGAAAGCTCCAGGTTCTTGGGATTGTCATGATGCTGTACATGATGAACTTCAAGTTAGACCATTTTACTTGTAATAACTTGAACTTAAATATAtggattttttcccttttaagttgtttctcttatttttgagattataatataatcatacctttttttatgtatttttccaaTTAATTTTGTTTACCCAAAGGTGTCAAAACAATACAGAAGCACAAAATCTACCAGTTGTCTCACAATTCCATCTCATGAGCCACTCTGAGGATCCAGAACTGCAGCCCATCCTCTTTGGACTGTTCTTATCCATGTACATGGTCACAGTGCTTGGGAACCTCCTTATCATTCTGGCTGTCACATCAGACTCCCACCTCCATAATCCgatgtatttctttctctctaacCTCTCCTGGTCTGATATCTGTTTCGTCTCCACCACAGTCCCAAAGATGATTTGGGATATTCAAACTCAAAGCAGAGCCATATCCTATGTGGGCTGCCTAACACAGATGTCTATGTTCATAATTTTTGGATGTATGGATAGTATGCTTCTGACTGCAATGGCCTATGACAGGTTTGTGGCCATCTGTCACCCCCTGTATTATACAACCATTATGAACCCTCACCTCTGTGCATTCTTAGTTTTGATATCTGCTTTGGTAAGTCTTTTAGACTCTCAGGTGCATAATTTGGTTGTGCAACAATTTACATACTTCAAGGATATGAAAATCTCTAACTTTTTTTGTGATCCTTCTCAACTTCTAAATCTTGACTGTTCTGAAATGTTCACCAAAATAATAGTCACTCAATTCATTGGTgccttttttggtttattttcaacCTCAGGTATCTTTTTATcctactataaaattatttcttccattcAGAGAGTTCCATCAACAAGTGGAAAATATAAAGCCTTCTCGACCTGTGGGTCTCACCTTTcagttgtttgcttattttatggaACATCCGTTGGAGTATATGTTGGTTCAACTGTATCAAATTCTCCAGAAAGCTGTGCAGTGGCTTCACTGATGTACACAGTGGTCACACCTATGCTGAATCCtttcatctacagcctgaggaacaggGACATTAAAAGTGCCCTTTGGAGGATGCTACAAAAAATGATATAATTGCACAACCCCTTCTATCATTTCTGGAGTTTGAGCTGTTAACCCAACTATTTATACCTAAAGACACAATCTATTTGGTGTTACTACTTTCATCCCACTTCACTAATACCTAAATGGATATTCCTTCAGTTTCTCTTTAATTTAATTGAATAAGAATACCTAGATCTTGACTTTTtaacatatataaattaatatattgaaGAAAACTCATAATTTCTTAGTAAAGACCCTGGCTTTAAAGTGAAATACTTAAGTTCAAGTTCCTTTCTATTTTCACAATGTATACCCTTTTCACAATCaatttatacttatatatatatatatatatatgtgtgtgtgtgtgtgtgtgtgtgtgtgtgtgtgtatggctatAAAGAAGGACcatacttcattttaaaatacttataaattaagaaataatgttctattttattatagaTCATATAAATGCAAAGCAAATCTAAACTAATAATTCATCTCATCCCAGTCAAAATGGCaatgattaagaaaacaaataacagttAATAATAGAAAGGATATgaacaaagaagaacatttctaTATCACAAATATCAGCATAAACTACTCCAGTAACTATTTAAGTCATATGGAAATTACTCAAGACAGTTAAATACTGATTTTCTTCATGACACAGTTCTACTACTCTCAGGTATTTATGCAAACACTCCAACTCAACATATCACAGAAATAATTTCCAGGCAAAGTTTATTGCAACTTTACTCACAATATCTAAGTTTTAGAGGTCCCTGCATTGCTAAAGATAGAGGAAGGAGTAGATAATATATGAGAACTTTTTTACACAACAGAAAGATCTTCAATCATgtttaacaaaatttatttcatttgcagAAAGTAAATTCATCTAGAGATATCAAGTAAATAATAGtagttacagaaaaagaaaagcttcctctcattcatttttcctatattttatatagatacataaaatcatatatgtttgtatgtatgaatgacATAAAGTACAAACATATGTTTCTGAGGGAACAATGAAGACTCATAGAACAGAACAGGGAGAAAGTGGATGTATAATGCATGATGGAAACAAACTCATTATATAATGTATACTTgaatgaaagtttaaaataatgaaaatattgctGATAGCATCTCATAATCAAAGATTTAATTAAATGgaaaacttgtgattctcctgcctctgactcttcaACATATCCTACCTATAAGCACCACCAAAACCATTATttccaattatttcttttttttattatgtatacaatgttctgtctgtgtgtatgcctgcaggccagaagacggcaccagccctcattacagatggttgtgagccaccatgtggttcctgagaattgaactcaggacctttggaagagcagacaatgctcttaaccactgagccatctctccagcccttccaatTATTTCTGTACTTCTCAAATGAATACAGTAAAATTGGCCATTTCCATGCTATCCATCCTTTATTTATTGCC
This genomic interval carries:
- the LOC119810379 gene encoding olfactory receptor 18-like isoform X1, with the protein product MTQQRISLNKCQNNTEAQNLPVVSQFHLMSHSEDPELQPILFGLFLSMYMVTVLGNLLIILAVTSDSHLHNPMYFFLSNLSWSDICFVSTTVPKMIWDIQTQSRAISYVGCLTQMSMFIIFGCMDSMLLTAMAYDRFVAICHPLYYTTIMNPHLCAFLVLISALVSLLDSQVHNLVVQQFTYFKDMKISNFFCDPSQLLNLDCSEMFTKIIVTQFIGAFFGLFSTSGIFLSYYKIISSIQRVPSTSGKYKAFSTCGSHLSVVCLFYGTSVGVYVGSTVSNSPESCAVASLMYTVVTPMLNPFIYSLRNRDIKSALWRMLQKMI
- the LOC119810379 gene encoding olfactory receptor 18-like isoform X2, coding for MMNFKLDHFTFVSQFHLMSHSEDPELQPILFGLFLSMYMVTVLGNLLIILAVTSDSHLHNPMYFFLSNLSWSDICFVSTTVPKMIWDIQTQSRAISYVGCLTQMSMFIIFGCMDSMLLTAMAYDRFVAICHPLYYTTIMNPHLCAFLVLISALVSLLDSQVHNLVVQQFTYFKDMKISNFFCDPSQLLNLDCSEMFTKIIVTQFIGAFFGLFSTSGIFLSYYKIISSIQRVPSTSGKYKAFSTCGSHLSVVCLFYGTSVGVYVGSTVSNSPESCAVASLMYTVVTPMLNPFIYSLRNRDIKSALWRMLQKMI